A single window of Planctomycetota bacterium DNA harbors:
- a CDS encoding nucleotidyl transferase AbiEii/AbiGii toxin family protein, producing the protein MSDPKSVLLAALDAVESGPFEYLLYGGMAAGLWGEPRYTEDVDFVLFVPERQVVRFLRAAARFGFAVDEDLALQQMQISGWARLPLGDPKSPWHLDLTLGDSPFDRSALKRRRAVVLFGRTVQVASPEDLILYKLISGRDRDLFDVRRIGERQESLDAAYLRRWARWWEAQGIAGIVRRVEGLLKAAGGA; encoded by the coding sequence ATGTCCGATCCCAAGAGCGTCCTGCTGGCGGCCCTGGATGCGGTTGAATCGGGGCCCTTCGAGTATCTGCTCTACGGAGGGATGGCGGCCGGCCTCTGGGGCGAGCCGCGCTACACGGAGGACGTGGATTTCGTCCTCTTCGTCCCCGAGCGGCAGGTCGTGCGGTTCCTGCGCGCGGCGGCGCGCTTCGGGTTCGCCGTGGACGAGGACCTGGCGCTTCAGCAGATGCAGATCAGCGGCTGGGCGCGCCTCCCTCTGGGAGACCCCAAGAGCCCCTGGCACCTGGATCTCACCCTCGGAGACTCGCCCTTCGACCGGAGCGCCCTGAAGCGGAGGCGCGCCGTCGTTCTTTTCGGGCGGACCGTGCAGGTCGCCTCGCCGGAGGATCTTATTCTCTACAAGCTCATCTCGGGCCGCGACCGGGATCTCTTCGACGTTCGGCGGATCGGCGAGCGGCAGGAGTCGCTGGACGCGGCGTATCTTCGCCGCTGGGCCCGCTGGTGGGAAGCCCAGGGGATCGCCGGTATCGTCCGGCGCGTGGAAGGGCTGCTCAAGGCGGCGGGAGGGGCCTGA